The Candidatus Cloacimonadota bacterium genomic sequence CTGAAAGGCATCATCGCCGATGTGATGAACAATGAAGCCGCCTATGTGCTGCAATACGGCGCCACGGAAGGCGACAACCTGCTGCGCGAGCTGATGGTTGAACGCTACAAGAAAGCCGGATTTAAACTGGGCGTCGAAAACATCATCATCACCACCGCCTCCCAGCAGGCGCTTGACCTGATCGCCAAGATGTTCATCAACCGCGGCGACACCGTCATTGTGGGCCTGCCCTCATATCTGGGTGGCCTCAGCGCTTTCAATTCCTACGGAGCGGAAATGATCGGCATTCCGATGGATGACGAAGGTGAAATCCCCGAAATCATGGAAGCAAAGATCAAGGAAGCCATCGCCCGGGGCAAGAAGCCCAAATTCATCTACGTGATCCCGGATTTCCAAAACCCCGCCGGGATGACCATGAGCGCCAAACGCCGCCGCGAAATCATCGACATCGCCCACCGCTACGACATCCTGATCGTGGAAGACAGCCCTTACCGCGAGCTGCGCTACGTGGGCGAAGACCAGCCCACCCTTTTTGAACTGGACGGCACCGGCCACGTAATTCTGCTGGGCACCTTCTCCAAGATTTTCTGCCCCGGTTTCCGCATCGGCTGGGTGATTGGCCATCCGGATGTTCTGGACAAGATCGTGGTTGGCAAGCAGGCCACCGACCTCTGCACCCCGCCCTTCACCCAGCGCATCGCCGCCCGCTACATCGAAAAGGGCTATCTGGATCCCAAGCTGGACCAGATCCGCGCCATGTACAAATCCAAACAGAAAGTGATGCTGGATGCCCTGCAGGAATTCATGCCCGAGGAATTCACCTGGATAAAGCCTGAAGGCGGCCTCTTCCTGATGGCCTACGGCCCAGAAGGCATCGACACCAACAAGCTGCTGCTTCCTTGCATCAAAGAGCAAAACGTGGCCTATGTGGCCGGAACCTCCTTCTTCTGTGACGGCAAGGGACACCACACCATGCGCCTCAACTTCTCCTACGAATCCGAGGAGAACAACCGCGAAGGCTGCAAACGCCTGGGAACCTTCTACAAAAACGTTCTGGCCAAAAAGCACTGAACCGCTCCCGAGACTTGAAATGAAAAATACACATCCTGGAGGAAAAGTGCCTAAAAAAGTCGAAAAAGACCGCATGGGCATGATCATCAGGGAAGAAGACGCGCTGGAAAAGATGGAGGTGGAACTCACCGAAGTCAAAGCCCCGGGCGACGACGATTCCCCCGTTCTGATCTATTACAACTGGTGCAAGAAGTGCGGCATCTGCGTCGCCTTCTGCCCCACCGGCTGTCTGGGCCGCAAACCAGACGGCTCGCCTTACGTAGCCGCGCCGGAAAAATGCATCCACTGCGAGACCTGCGACCGTCTCTGCCCTGATTTCGCCATTACCGGCGCCAAAGACCGCTGAGGAGAGCCGCATGCAAAAGAAACAAATTACCAAACCCGCTCCGAAAGCCAAGCCCACCAAAACCGCTTCCAAGCCAGCGAAGCCTGAGACCAAGCTCGGGGAACTGCAGTCAACGCGCGAACGCAAAACCGTGCTGATGCAGGGCAACGAGGCTGTGGCTTACGGTGCCCTGGATGCCGGCTGCAACTTCTTCGCCGGCTATCCCATCACCCCTTCCACAGAAATCGCCGAGATCCTGGCTGCCGAATTGCCCAAGCGCGGCGGTGTCTTTGTGCAGATGGAAGACGAGATCGCCAGCATCTGCGCCATAACCGGCGCTTCCCTTGCCGGCGCCAAAGCCTTAACCGCCACTTCCGGCCCCGGCTTTTCGCTGATGCAGGAAGGCATCGGCTTCGCCAAGATCACCGAAACGCCCTGCGTGGTTGTTAACGTGCAGAGGGTGGGGCCCTCCACCGGCATGCCCACAAGCTGCGCCCAGGGCGAGATCCAGCAATCCCGCTGGGGCAGCCACG encodes the following:
- a CDS encoding PLP-dependent aminotransferase family protein — encoded protein: MITDLQEILSTNIKGMKRSAIRELLKYLGQPGLISFSGGFPAPASFPVEELKGIIADVMNNEAAYVLQYGATEGDNLLRELMVERYKKAGFKLGVENIIITTASQQALDLIAKMFINRGDTVIVGLPSYLGGLSAFNSYGAEMIGIPMDDEGEIPEIMEAKIKEAIARGKKPKFIYVIPDFQNPAGMTMSAKRRREIIDIAHRYDILIVEDSPYRELRYVGEDQPTLFELDGTGHVILLGTFSKIFCPGFRIGWVIGHPDVLDKIVVGKQATDLCTPPFTQRIAARYIEKGYLDPKLDQIRAMYKSKQKVMLDALQEFMPEEFTWIKPEGGLFLMAYGPEGIDTNKLLLPCIKEQNVAYVAGTSFFCDGKGHHTMRLNFSYESEENNREGCKRLGTFYKNVLAKKH
- a CDS encoding 4Fe-4S binding protein — its product is MIIREEDALEKMEVELTEVKAPGDDDSPVLIYYNWCKKCGICVAFCPTGCLGRKPDGSPYVAAPEKCIHCETCDRLCPDFAITGAKDR